The following proteins are co-located in the Amycolatopsis tolypomycina genome:
- a CDS encoding thiamine pyrophosphate-dependent enzyme produces the protein MTDALRGAYRVMRTIRAVADRVGTGDPGEEALAVGVCLHLDERDAIAGTHRQHSRRIAKGVDVRAVVAEVRKHRRPVAADALGGVPLLICGAAIAAQQRDTGGVGVAFLGDCPTTTLEALNLASAWHLPAIFVTEDPGYADRVAGLGVPGVVVDGSDFFAVHEAAGEAVGRARDGGGPTLIEAGFPRHVEDCLQRFRTRVTDSGELREQVLDAIDAEVARLVEDSVAAPEPAPPDLETGVYVTY, from the coding sequence ATGACAGACGCCCTGCGGGGTGCGTACCGCGTGATGCGGACCATCCGGGCCGTCGCGGACCGGGTCGGCACCGGGGACCCCGGCGAGGAGGCCTTGGCCGTCGGTGTCTGCCTCCACCTCGACGAGCGGGACGCCATCGCCGGCACCCACCGGCAGCACAGCCGGCGCATCGCCAAGGGCGTCGACGTCCGGGCCGTGGTGGCCGAGGTGCGCAAACACCGCCGGCCGGTCGCGGCGGACGCGCTCGGCGGCGTCCCGCTGCTGATCTGTGGCGCCGCGATCGCCGCCCAGCAGCGCGACACGGGCGGCGTCGGCGTGGCCTTCCTCGGCGACTGCCCCACGACGACGCTGGAGGCGCTGAACCTCGCGTCGGCCTGGCACCTCCCCGCCATCTTCGTCACCGAGGACCCCGGTTACGCCGATCGGGTGGCCGGGCTCGGCGTGCCGGGGGTCGTCGTCGACGGATCCGACTTTTTCGCCGTCCACGAAGCGGCGGGGGAGGCGGTCGGTCGCGCCCGCGACGGCGGTGGTCCGACCCTGATCGAAGCCGGCTTTCCGCGGCACGTCGAGGACTGCCTCCAGCGGTTCCGCACCCGCGTCACCGACAGCGGTGAGCTGCGCGAACAGGTCCTCGACGCCATCGACGCCGAAGTCGCCCGGCTCGTCGAAGACTCGGTCGCCGCGCCCGAGCCGGCTCCGCCAGACCTGGAGACCGGCGTCTACGTCACCTACTGA
- a CDS encoding helix-turn-helix domain-containing protein: MGQRDLEAALPAGADPRRHARVLAQVHEAALSGRKLPSRPRPVIDASWQRMRRLGLDPDGRAAAPVLTFEQLEARRRASGLAKALPVLRGGLISLAEQAAHIMVIADAGGAVLWRDGSAAVRRRADGLGFVEGVDWQEEAVGTNAIGTALVARSPLQVYSAEHYVRAQHSWTCAAAPLHDPRDGRLLGVVDLSGPASTVHATTLALVDAVTRLAEAQLRTSHLTELERLRGFAVPLLAKVGGRAVVADEHGWVAAAAGLAPVDRVALPTGLGPGRVWLPAYGGCSVEPVPGGWLIRLTDNEAAPPTRVVLDVRSPREPELTVAGAAGTWTHRLSPRHAEVLYVLASHRDGRSASELSADLFGDAGRTVTVRAEMSRLRRHFGGILGAKPYRFADDVEVVVRRPPDPEAVLPHSLAPAIRG, encoded by the coding sequence TTGGGGCAGCGAGACCTCGAGGCGGCGTTGCCGGCCGGGGCGGATCCACGGCGGCACGCCCGTGTCCTCGCGCAGGTGCACGAAGCGGCCCTGAGCGGCCGGAAGCTGCCGAGCCGGCCGCGGCCGGTCATCGACGCCTCCTGGCAGCGGATGCGCCGGCTGGGCCTGGACCCGGACGGCAGGGCCGCCGCGCCCGTCCTGACCTTCGAACAGCTGGAAGCGCGCCGTCGCGCGAGCGGCCTGGCCAAGGCGCTGCCGGTCCTGCGCGGCGGGCTCATCAGCCTCGCCGAGCAGGCCGCGCACATCATGGTGATCGCCGACGCGGGCGGCGCCGTCCTGTGGCGGGACGGCAGCGCCGCGGTCCGCCGCCGGGCCGACGGGCTCGGCTTCGTCGAAGGCGTCGACTGGCAGGAGGAAGCCGTCGGCACGAACGCGATCGGCACCGCGCTGGTCGCGCGCAGCCCGCTGCAGGTGTACTCGGCCGAACATTACGTCCGGGCCCAGCACTCCTGGACGTGCGCGGCCGCACCGCTGCACGACCCGCGCGACGGCAGGCTGCTCGGCGTCGTCGACCTCTCCGGGCCTGCCTCGACCGTCCACGCGACGACGTTGGCGCTGGTCGACGCCGTCACGCGGCTGGCGGAAGCCCAGCTGCGCACCAGCCACCTCACCGAGCTCGAACGGCTTCGCGGCTTCGCCGTCCCGCTCCTCGCCAAGGTCGGCGGACGGGCGGTCGTGGCCGACGAACACGGCTGGGTCGCCGCGGCCGCTGGTCTCGCGCCGGTCGACCGGGTCGCGCTGCCCACCGGCCTCGGGCCCGGCCGGGTCTGGCTGCCCGCGTACGGCGGCTGCTCGGTCGAGCCGGTGCCCGGCGGCTGGCTGATCCGGCTGACCGACAACGAGGCCGCGCCGCCCACCCGCGTCGTGCTCGACGTCCGGTCGCCGCGCGAGCCCGAGCTCACCGTGGCCGGCGCCGCCGGGACCTGGACGCACCGGCTCAGCCCGCGTCACGCCGAAGTGCTGTACGTGCTGGCCAGCCACCGCGACGGCCGCTCGGCGTCCGAGCTTTCGGCCGACCTGTTCGGCGACGCCGGCCGCACGGTGACCGTCCGCGCCGAGATGTCCCGGCTGCGGCGGCACTTCGGCGGCATCCTCGGCGCGAAGCCGTACCGCTTCGCCGACGACGTCGAGGTGGTGGTCCGGCGGCCGCCGGACCCCGAGGCCGTGCTCCCGCACTCGCTCGCCCCGGCCATCCGCGGCTGA
- a CDS encoding sensor histidine kinase: MPKRLPDTIAPSWLVVQLLGTLFFAATLLTAREANPWVWTAYGVATACWLGFVLQTQRRPKTAAALLAAASALPAVIVGWAGDSSAILLSVIALGRLATLTTVSVGAIVATSLLDGALAVTSHALADRSLGESLADAGVMLLLVLLGLNRRQYEVQATQSKALLAQTRFAQAEHARAAALDERTRIARELHDVLAHSLGALRVQLELAEALLAERSDVDGALRSVRRSRKLAADGLAEARDAVAALRRDVLPLTETLAAVAAAHARDHGVDVAFDADGETRALPSAAVVALAGVAREALTNAGKHAPGEDIRMRLGYAPGVVRLDVRNNLGAFTRTGEGFGLAGMRERLALAGGTLTAGPEDADWRVLAEVRT; the protein is encoded by the coding sequence GTGCCGAAACGCCTGCCCGACACCATCGCGCCGAGCTGGCTCGTGGTGCAGCTGCTCGGCACGCTCTTCTTCGCCGCGACGCTGCTCACCGCCCGCGAAGCGAACCCGTGGGTCTGGACCGCGTACGGCGTCGCCACCGCCTGCTGGCTCGGCTTCGTCCTGCAGACACAGCGCCGGCCGAAGACGGCGGCCGCGCTGCTCGCCGCCGCGAGCGCACTGCCGGCGGTGATCGTCGGCTGGGCCGGGGACTCGTCGGCGATCCTGCTGTCCGTCATCGCCCTCGGCCGGCTCGCGACGCTCACGACGGTCAGCGTCGGGGCGATCGTTGCCACCAGCCTCCTGGACGGCGCACTGGCGGTGACCTCGCACGCGCTCGCCGACCGGTCCCTCGGCGAGTCGCTCGCCGACGCCGGCGTGATGCTGCTGCTGGTGCTGCTCGGGCTCAACCGCCGCCAGTACGAAGTGCAGGCGACGCAGTCCAAGGCCCTGTTGGCGCAGACGCGGTTCGCGCAGGCCGAACACGCCCGTGCCGCCGCGCTCGACGAACGCACCCGGATCGCCCGCGAGCTCCACGACGTCCTGGCGCATTCGCTGGGCGCGCTGCGTGTCCAGCTCGAACTCGCCGAGGCGCTGCTGGCCGAACGGTCCGATGTGGACGGTGCGCTGCGCTCGGTCCGGCGCTCGCGGAAGCTCGCCGCGGACGGGCTGGCCGAAGCGCGCGACGCCGTCGCCGCCCTCCGCCGGGACGTCCTGCCGCTCACCGAAACCCTCGCCGCGGTCGCCGCCGCGCACGCCCGTGACCACGGCGTCGACGTCGCCTTCGACGCCGACGGCGAGACCCGGGCGCTGCCGTCCGCGGCGGTCGTCGCCCTGGCCGGTGTCGCACGGGAAGCCCTGACCAACGCCGGCAAGCACGCGCCGGGCGAGGACATCCGGATGCGGCTCGGCTACGCACCCGGCGTCGTCCGGCTCGACGTGCGCAACAACCTCGGGGCGTTCACTCGGACAGGTGAAGGATTCGGCCTGGCCGGCATGCGTGAGCGGCTCGCACTGGCCGGCGGCACGCTGACCGCGGGCCCCGAAGACGCTGACTGGCGCGTGCTGGCGGAGGTGCGGACCTGA
- a CDS encoding glutamate ABC transporter substrate-binding protein: MNRRRITVRAGVLAVVALLAASCGSPGKPVDPAPVGDAGWPQPAHVGGPDASAGGGSDTSCNPLASLAPDKGISIPDGSTMARIKKSGKLIAGVDQTTYLFGFRNPTSGNLEGFDIDLVNEIARQIFGAPEGHVQFRAITSGQRADVLKKQQVDIVVRTYSITCARKKDVQFSSVYYVAGQRLLVTKESKATKLADLSGKKVCAAKMSTSAAKIATDPAKLVAITVDNWSDCLVMLQQGQVDAISTDDTILAGMAAQDPTLQVVGDRFSQENYGIGVPKENTDMVKFVNAVLENIRNSGAWQNSYRRWVEPSLGPASPPQPQYQ; the protein is encoded by the coding sequence GTGAACAGGCGGCGCATCACGGTCCGGGCGGGCGTGCTGGCGGTCGTCGCACTGCTGGCGGCGTCCTGCGGCAGCCCCGGGAAACCGGTCGACCCGGCCCCGGTCGGCGACGCCGGCTGGCCGCAGCCCGCGCACGTCGGCGGCCCGGACGCGTCGGCGGGCGGCGGCAGCGACACCAGCTGCAACCCGCTGGCCAGCCTGGCGCCGGACAAGGGCATTTCGATCCCCGACGGCTCGACCATGGCGAGGATCAAGAAAAGCGGCAAGCTCATCGCCGGCGTCGACCAGACGACCTACCTGTTCGGCTTCCGCAACCCCACCTCGGGCAACCTCGAGGGCTTCGACATCGACCTGGTCAACGAGATCGCCCGCCAGATCTTCGGCGCGCCCGAGGGCCACGTCCAGTTCCGCGCGATCACGTCGGGGCAGCGAGCGGACGTGCTGAAGAAGCAGCAGGTCGACATCGTGGTCCGGACCTACAGCATCACCTGCGCGCGCAAGAAGGACGTCCAGTTCTCGTCGGTGTACTACGTCGCCGGCCAGCGGCTGCTGGTCACGAAGGAGTCGAAGGCGACCAAGCTGGCCGACCTGAGCGGCAAGAAGGTGTGCGCGGCGAAGATGTCGACGTCGGCGGCGAAGATCGCGACGGACCCGGCGAAGCTGGTGGCGATCACGGTGGACAACTGGTCGGACTGCCTGGTGATGCTGCAGCAGGGCCAGGTCGACGCGATCTCGACCGACGACACGATCCTCGCCGGGATGGCCGCGCAGGACCCGACGCTGCAGGTCGTCGGCGACCGGTTCTCGCAGGAGAACTACGGCATCGGCGTGCCCAAGGAAAACACGGACATGGTCAAGTTCGTCAACGCCGTGCTCGAGAACATCCGCAACAGCGGCGCCTGGCAGAACAGCTACCGCCGCTGGGTGGAGCCTTCGCTGGGGCCCGCTTCGCCGCCGCAGCCCCAGTACCAGTGA
- a CDS encoding serine/threonine-protein kinase: protein MSEEPRRPRHAAPDDEQQPPAKPSWQPPPPVRWETPEPSISGRLDEGEPSGGQETVFHAPVRRPPTPPRGAPIPGADDPTKPPGSMNPVLPPVQPAPTQAVTPPQPDEPQLTSVLASPAPETQSIMPPVPRPDTGPGTPLPDPGTESVLPERTSEGRHTGTGTGTGTGSGSGSTPGAFPGTSRRTSSRTSRSRRGRLGAGLVEVPPVPARDPASAVLSNPVVSEEKRFCGSCNAKVGRGKDGEPGSPEGKCENCGAPFSFVPKLQPHELVGGQYEVLGAIAYGGLGWIYLAQDHNVSDRWVVLKGLIDTGDATAMAAAANEQRFLAEVEHPNIVKIHNFVQHPDAHSGTTVGYIVMEYVGGQSLRQLALAHHRESRRPEPLPIGQVIAYGLEILPALGYLHSQGLLYCDLKPDNVIQTNEQLKLIDLGAVRRTDDYESPLFFTTGYSAPELPTQGASIASDLFTVGRTLAVLSFEFTGYTTKYKTTLPGPDTVPLFALFGSYYRFLRRATHADPDRRFLSAEEMSDQLTGVLREIMALGTGKPRPGVSTVFGPESRTFGVQLVVPEAGASVPLPGADEVVAGLPIPQVDTDDPAAGVLATTTALDPRAAIEALAGAPRESIEVRLRIVRARIELGEFAEAQRQLQAAQYLAIKNGFPHDWRIDWYRGLIELAGGRSRVAHVAFEAVYDDLPGEIAPKLALGISAEGVGDYFAAARFYELVWRTDRTYVSAAFGLARVYLAQGARASAVEVLETVPPSSTHYVDAQVAAIKIKTTATKANGRETPVTEHDLLDASARLERLRLDVERQTRLSAGVLEAAHEWLKQGKPTPGARVLGCQLEERELRFGLERCYRALARLAGTLDQRIELVDRANAIRPRTLT, encoded by the coding sequence GTGTCGGAGGAGCCGCGCCGTCCTCGGCACGCCGCGCCGGACGACGAGCAGCAGCCGCCGGCCAAGCCGAGCTGGCAGCCGCCACCACCGGTGCGGTGGGAGACGCCGGAGCCGTCGATCTCGGGCCGCCTCGACGAGGGCGAGCCGTCCGGTGGGCAGGAGACCGTGTTCCACGCGCCCGTGCGCCGTCCGCCGACGCCGCCGCGTGGCGCGCCGATCCCGGGCGCGGACGACCCGACCAAGCCGCCCGGCAGCATGAACCCCGTCCTCCCGCCGGTCCAGCCGGCGCCGACGCAGGCCGTCACCCCGCCGCAGCCCGACGAGCCGCAGCTCACGAGCGTGCTCGCGTCGCCGGCGCCGGAGACGCAGAGCATCATGCCGCCGGTACCGCGGCCGGACACCGGTCCCGGCACCCCGCTGCCGGACCCGGGCACCGAAAGCGTTCTGCCCGAGCGCACCAGCGAAGGCCGGCACACCGGCACCGGCACCGGAACGGGGACCGGCAGCGGTTCGGGCTCCACCCCCGGCGCCTTCCCCGGCACCTCGCGGCGGACGTCGTCGCGGACGTCGCGTTCGCGGCGCGGCCGGCTCGGCGCCGGGCTGGTCGAGGTGCCGCCGGTCCCCGCGCGCGACCCCGCGTCCGCGGTGCTGTCGAACCCGGTGGTGTCGGAGGAAAAGCGGTTCTGCGGCAGCTGCAACGCGAAGGTCGGCCGCGGCAAGGACGGCGAACCCGGTTCGCCGGAAGGGAAGTGCGAGAACTGCGGTGCGCCGTTCTCGTTCGTCCCGAAGCTGCAGCCGCACGAGCTCGTCGGCGGCCAGTACGAGGTCCTCGGCGCGATCGCCTACGGCGGCCTGGGCTGGATCTACCTGGCGCAGGACCACAACGTCAGCGACCGCTGGGTCGTCCTCAAAGGACTGATCGACACCGGTGACGCGACGGCGATGGCGGCCGCGGCCAACGAGCAGCGGTTCCTCGCCGAGGTCGAGCACCCGAACATCGTCAAGATCCACAACTTCGTGCAGCACCCGGACGCCCACAGCGGGACGACCGTCGGCTACATCGTCATGGAGTACGTCGGCGGTCAGTCACTGCGGCAGCTCGCGCTGGCGCACCACCGGGAAAGCCGCCGTCCGGAGCCCCTGCCGATCGGCCAGGTCATCGCCTACGGGCTGGAGATCCTGCCCGCGCTGGGGTACCTCCACAGCCAGGGCCTGCTCTACTGCGACCTCAAGCCCGACAACGTCATCCAGACCAACGAACAGCTGAAACTCATCGACCTCGGCGCGGTCCGCCGCACCGACGACTACGAGAGCCCGCTGTTCTTCACCACCGGCTACAGCGCGCCGGAACTGCCGACGCAGGGCGCGTCGATCGCGTCGGACCTGTTCACCGTCGGGCGCACGCTCGCCGTGCTGAGCTTCGAGTTCACCGGCTACACCACCAAGTACAAGACGACGCTGCCCGGCCCGGACACGGTCCCGCTGTTCGCGCTCTTCGGTTCCTACTACCGGTTCCTGCGGCGCGCGACGCACGCCGACCCGGACCGGCGGTTCCTCTCCGCCGAGGAGATGTCCGACCAGCTCACCGGGGTGCTGCGCGAGATCATGGCGCTCGGCACCGGCAAGCCGCGGCCCGGCGTCTCCACGGTCTTCGGCCCGGAGAGCCGCACGTTCGGCGTGCAGCTGGTCGTGCCTGAAGCCGGCGCCAGCGTGCCGCTGCCCGGCGCGGACGAGGTCGTCGCCGGCCTGCCGATCCCGCAGGTCGACACCGACGACCCGGCGGCGGGCGTGCTCGCCACCACGACTGCGCTCGACCCGCGCGCGGCCATCGAGGCGCTGGCCGGCGCGCCGCGGGAGTCGATCGAGGTGCGGCTGCGGATCGTCCGCGCCCGGATCGAGCTGGGCGAGTTCGCCGAGGCGCAGCGGCAGCTGCAGGCCGCGCAGTACCTGGCGATCAAGAACGGCTTCCCGCACGACTGGCGGATCGACTGGTACCGCGGCCTGATCGAGCTCGCGGGCGGCCGTTCGCGGGTTGCGCACGTCGCGTTCGAAGCGGTGTACGACGACCTGCCCGGCGAAATCGCCCCGAAGCTCGCCCTGGGCATCAGCGCCGAAGGCGTCGGCGACTACTTCGCCGCCGCGCGGTTCTACGAACTCGTCTGGCGCACCGACCGCACCTACGTCAGCGCCGCCTTCGGCCTGGCCCGCGTGTACCTGGCGCAGGGCGCCCGGGCGAGCGCGGTCGAGGTGCTCGAAACCGTGCCGCCGTCCTCGACCCACTACGTCGACGCGCAGGTCGCGGCCATCAAGATCAAGACGACGGCGACCAAGGCCAACGGCCGCGAGACCCCGGTCACCGAGCACGACCTGCTCGACGCGTCGGCCCGGCTCGAGCGGCTCCGGCTGGACGTCGAACGCCAGACCCGCCTGTCCGCCGGCGTGCTCGAAGCCGCGCACGAGTGGCTCAAGCAGGGCAAGCCGACGCCGGGCGCGCGCGTGCTCGGGTGTCAGCTCGAGGAACGCGAGCTGCGCTTCGGCCTCGAGCGGTGCTACCGGGCGCTGGCGCGGCTGGCGGGCACGCTCGACCAGCGCATCGAGCTGGTCGACCGGGCCAACGCCATCCGCCCCCGGACTCTCACCTGA
- a CDS encoding PaaI family thioesterase has product MSRVSQPWPPVEVEPAVPHPKAPEPGTELGVHFAECFGCGDEADAGLHLRSTVGEGQVVHSRFTVTAAHQGAPGLAHGGLLACAFDEALGSTVGNLMRRPAVTGKLETDFRRPVPVGSTLFIEARLDGIAGRKIYVSANGRLDAEDGPIAVSARALFVVVGFEHFNTHGDPQALEKLAAQHEKNQRARGERDWEINP; this is encoded by the coding sequence ATGAGTCGTGTTTCTCAACCCTGGCCGCCAGTCGAGGTGGAGCCCGCGGTCCCGCACCCGAAGGCGCCGGAGCCGGGTACCGAGCTCGGCGTGCACTTCGCGGAGTGCTTCGGGTGCGGCGACGAGGCCGACGCCGGGCTGCACCTGCGTTCGACCGTCGGCGAGGGCCAGGTCGTGCACTCGCGGTTCACCGTCACCGCGGCCCACCAGGGCGCGCCCGGGCTGGCCCACGGTGGCCTGCTGGCGTGCGCGTTCGACGAGGCGCTCGGCTCGACGGTCGGCAACCTGATGCGCCGCCCGGCGGTCACCGGCAAGCTCGAGACGGACTTCCGGCGGCCGGTCCCGGTCGGTTCGACGCTGTTCATCGAGGCCCGGCTGGACGGCATCGCGGGCCGCAAGATCTACGTCAGCGCGAACGGCCGCCTCGACGCCGAGGACGGCCCGATCGCCGTCAGCGCGCGGGCGTTGTTCGTCGTCGTCGGCTTCGAGCACTTCAACACCCACGGCGACCCGCAGGCGCTGGAGAAGCTCGCCGCGCAGCACGAGAAGAACCAGCGTGCGCGCGGCGAACGCGACTGGGAGATCAACCCCTGA
- a CDS encoding MFS transporter: protein MDERTVKRAVWASAMGNATEWYDYGVFTSGAIAVAIGSQFFPGEGNAVLKSLALLAVGFIVRPFGGAFFGPLGDKLGRKRVLAITILLMSGCTFLVGILPTYAGSYSMGIAAPIAILLLRIIQGFSTGGEYGGAATFIAEYSPTKRRGFFGSFLELGTLAGYVLGNLVVLSVTLSMSAEQVEAWGWRIPFFVALPLGLIGLYLRNKLEDTPEFRRLEAKGEAPKKAPLKEIFVRNWRMILNLIGIVLLLNVADYLLLTTMPTYFTDTLKINDNTATLIIIAVEVIQMAIIIPLGALSDRIGRKPLLLTAAIGFLVLSWPCLKLMQSGSILWLFVGFLIVALLLVLILAVIGSTFPAMFPTRVRYGSFAIGYNISTSLFGGTAGVIVTALIKSTGNEDWPAYYLMAAALIAIIPIIKIPETAQVPMDEIETEGNSGKLASAAAQR from the coding sequence GTGGACGAGAGAACCGTCAAGCGCGCCGTCTGGGCGTCGGCCATGGGCAACGCCACCGAGTGGTACGACTACGGCGTCTTCACCTCGGGCGCGATCGCGGTGGCCATCGGCTCGCAGTTCTTCCCCGGCGAGGGCAACGCGGTCCTGAAATCGCTCGCCCTGCTGGCGGTCGGGTTCATCGTCCGGCCGTTCGGCGGGGCGTTCTTCGGGCCGCTCGGCGACAAGCTCGGCCGCAAACGTGTGCTCGCCATCACCATCCTGCTGATGTCCGGCTGCACGTTCCTGGTCGGCATCCTGCCGACCTACGCCGGCAGCTACAGCATGGGCATCGCGGCGCCGATCGCGATCCTGCTGCTGCGGATCATCCAGGGCTTCTCCACCGGCGGCGAGTACGGCGGCGCGGCGACGTTCATCGCCGAGTACTCCCCGACGAAACGCCGCGGCTTCTTCGGCAGCTTCCTCGAGCTCGGCACCCTCGCCGGCTACGTGCTCGGCAACCTCGTGGTGCTGTCGGTGACGCTCTCCATGTCGGCCGAGCAGGTCGAGGCCTGGGGCTGGCGGATCCCGTTCTTCGTCGCGCTGCCGCTCGGCCTGATCGGGCTCTACCTGCGGAACAAGCTCGAGGACACCCCCGAGTTCCGCCGGCTGGAAGCGAAGGGCGAGGCGCCGAAGAAGGCGCCGCTGAAGGAGATCTTCGTCCGCAACTGGCGGATGATCCTCAACCTGATCGGCATCGTCCTGCTGCTGAACGTCGCGGACTACCTGCTGCTGACGACGATGCCGACGTACTTCACGGACACGTTGAAGATCAACGACAACACGGCGACACTGATCATCATCGCGGTCGAAGTGATCCAGATGGCGATCATCATCCCGCTCGGGGCGCTGTCCGACCGGATCGGCCGGAAACCGCTGCTGCTCACCGCGGCCATCGGGTTCCTGGTGCTGAGCTGGCCCTGCCTCAAGCTGATGCAGTCCGGCAGCATCCTGTGGCTGTTCGTCGGGTTCCTGATCGTGGCGCTCCTGCTGGTGCTGATCCTCGCGGTGATCGGCTCGACGTTCCCGGCGATGTTCCCGACGCGGGTGCGCTACGGCTCGTTCGCGATCGGCTACAACATCTCGACGTCGCTGTTCGGCGGCACTGCCGGGGTCATCGTGACCGCGCTGATCAAGAGCACCGGCAACGAGGACTGGCCGGCGTACTACCTGATGGCGGCGGCGCTGATCGCGATCATCCCGATCATCAAGATCCCGGAGACGGCGCAGGTGCCGATGGACGAGATCGAAACCGAGGGCAACAGCGGGAAGCTGGCCTCCGCGGCCGCTCAGCGCTGA
- a CDS encoding SigE family RNA polymerase sigma factor: MISRSRPSAGPGSPWDGEFARYFGERAHSLRSTAFLLCGDWHQAEDLTQAALLKLYLAWPRLSRHDALDAYARKVVLRTFLAEHRRSRWKRERLTDSPPELPAAPAASERDELVRQALAVLAPKQRAVLVLRYFEDLSVEETAKALGCSTGTVKSQASRGLATLRNRLGPHYGALTFSAPTEGR, translated from the coding sequence GTGATTTCCCGCTCCCGCCCGTCGGCCGGGCCGGGCTCGCCGTGGGACGGCGAGTTCGCCCGGTACTTCGGCGAGCGCGCGCACAGCCTGCGGTCGACCGCCTTCCTGCTCTGCGGGGACTGGCACCAGGCCGAAGACCTCACGCAGGCCGCGTTGCTCAAGCTCTACCTCGCCTGGCCGAGGCTGTCGCGGCACGACGCGCTGGACGCCTACGCGCGCAAGGTCGTCCTGCGCACGTTCCTCGCCGAGCACCGGCGCAGCAGGTGGAAACGGGAGCGGCTCACCGACAGCCCGCCGGAACTCCCGGCGGCCCCGGCCGCGAGCGAGCGGGACGAACTCGTCCGGCAGGCTCTGGCCGTACTGGCTCCGAAGCAGCGCGCCGTGCTGGTGCTGCGGTATTTCGAGGACCTGAGCGTCGAGGAGACGGCGAAGGCGCTCGGCTGCAGCACCGGCACGGTGAAGAGCCAGGCCTCCCGTGGCCTGGCCACGCTGCGCAACCGGCTCGGCCCGCACTACGGTGCGCTGACGTTCAGCGCACCCACGGAGGGGAGGTGA
- a CDS encoding L,D-transpeptidase, with the protein MGVTVRISTRRRGAAVALGLVAVLTLGACSSEPTVSASGSSGGGPTSSPAPSAQPAKLTVTPAGGAQDVAPGEPVGVQVADGTIMSVTLTNPDGKQVQGQTSADKKSWNTTEQLGYGKTYTWSGQAQGADGKNVPISGAFTTVKPKRQMAGSLNVGDGQTYGIAMPIALTFPNRVTDKASVEKALSVETTPKTEGSWAWMPGDTSVHWRPKEYYKPNTQVKVNAKIYGVKLGDGVYGKQDVSASFAIGRSQIVKGNTTQHTMQVIRDGQQIADYPVSYGLDSDPGRVTHSGVHVVMSKHATYSMSNPRYNYTDVNVPWAVRISNNGEFIHGLAASVWAQGKKNISHGCLNLSPARAKEYFDGALTGDPVEITGSTQTLSAKDGDYSDWTYDWASWQKLSALAR; encoded by the coding sequence ATGGGTGTGACGGTGAGGATCTCCACGCGGCGCCGGGGCGCTGCCGTGGCACTGGGCTTGGTCGCCGTGCTCACGCTGGGGGCGTGCAGCAGCGAACCGACCGTCTCGGCGAGCGGTTCGTCGGGCGGTGGGCCGACCAGCTCGCCCGCCCCGAGCGCCCAGCCGGCGAAGCTGACGGTGACGCCCGCGGGCGGCGCCCAGGACGTCGCACCCGGCGAACCGGTCGGCGTCCAGGTCGCCGACGGCACGATCATGTCGGTCACGCTGACCAACCCGGACGGCAAGCAGGTCCAGGGGCAGACGTCGGCGGACAAGAAGAGCTGGAACACCACCGAGCAGCTCGGCTACGGCAAGACCTACACCTGGTCCGGCCAGGCGCAGGGCGCCGACGGCAAGAACGTCCCCATCTCCGGCGCGTTCACCACGGTCAAGCCGAAGCGCCAGATGGCGGGCAGCCTGAACGTCGGTGACGGCCAGACGTACGGCATCGCGATGCCGATCGCGCTGACCTTCCCGAACCGCGTCACGGACAAGGCTTCCGTCGAGAAGGCGCTGTCGGTCGAGACCACGCCGAAGACCGAGGGCTCGTGGGCCTGGATGCCCGGCGACACCTCCGTGCACTGGCGGCCGAAGGAGTACTACAAGCCCAACACGCAGGTGAAGGTCAACGCCAAGATCTACGGCGTCAAGCTCGGTGACGGCGTGTACGGCAAGCAGGACGTGTCGGCCAGCTTCGCCATCGGGCGCTCGCAGATCGTCAAGGGCAACACCACGCAGCACACGATGCAGGTGATCCGCGACGGCCAGCAGATCGCCGACTACCCCGTGAGCTACGGCCTCGACTCCGACCCGGGCCGCGTCACCCACAGCGGCGTCCACGTCGTCATGTCGAAGCACGCGACCTACTCGATGAGCAACCCGCGCTACAACTACACGGACGTCAACGTGCCGTGGGCGGTGCGGATCTCCAACAACGGCGAGTTCATCCACGGTCTCGCGGCGTCGGTCTGGGCCCAGGGCAAGAAGAACATCTCCCACGGCTGCCTGAACCTGTCGCCCGCGCGGGCCAAGGAGTACTTCGACGGCGCGCTGACCGGCGACCCGGTGGAGATCACCGGCAGCACGCAGACGCTGAGCGCGAAGGACGGCGACTACAGCGACTGGACCTACGACTGGGCCAGCTGGCAGAAGCTGTCGGCGCTGGCCCGCTGA
- a CDS encoding cold-shock protein has product MAQGTVKWFNAEKGFGFIAQDGGEGDVFVHYSEIEGRGFRTLEENQRVEFEVGQGQKGPQAQKVRAI; this is encoded by the coding sequence GTGGCGCAAGGCACTGTGAAGTGGTTCAACGCGGAGAAGGGCTTCGGCTTCATCGCGCAGGACGGCGGCGAAGGCGACGTGTTCGTTCACTACTCGGAGATCGAGGGTCGCGGCTTCCGCACGCTCGAGGAGAACCAGCGAGTGGAGTTCGAGGTCGGCCAGGGTCAGAAGGGTCCGCAGGCCCAGAAGGTCCGCGCGATCTGA